One region of Zootoca vivipara chromosome 7, rZooViv1.1, whole genome shotgun sequence genomic DNA includes:
- the LOC118089152 gene encoding 14 kDa phosphohistidine phosphatase-like, whose translation MASSSSPKGCFAGELAEVEIDSDGCFKYILVRVQRGGSGQSQGGSPGRVGSPSRGGGSPSRGGECRDIVRGSASAELHNQLYEKICCELEKMGCMCKCLGGGKIDHNSKDKKIHVSGNSAYGKADHSMTVAILKKTFKDYDISCSDD comes from the exons ATGGCGTCGTCGTCGTCGCCTAAAGGCTGCTTTGCGGGCGAGTTGGCCGAGGTGGAGATCGACTCCGACGGCTGTTTTAAGTACATCTTGGTGCGGGTGCAGCGCGGAGGCAGTGGCCAAAGCCAAGGCGGCAGTCCAGGCCGTGTTGGCAGCCCAagccgcggcggcggcagcccaAGCCGTGGCGGCGAGTGCAGAGACATCGTGAGGGGATCCGCCTCCGCCGAGTTGCACA ATCAGCTGTATGAAAAGATATGTTGTGAACTTGAAAAGATGGGCTGTATGTGCAAGTGCcttggaggaggaaaaattgATCACAATAGCAAAGACAAAAAAATCCATGTATCTGGTAATTCA GCATATGGTAAAGCTGATCATTCCATGACTGTGGCAATACTGAAGAAAACCTTTAAGGATTATGACATTAGTTGTTCAGATGACTAG